A DNA window from Mus caroli chromosome 8, CAROLI_EIJ_v1.1, whole genome shotgun sequence contains the following coding sequences:
- the LOC110299985 gene encoding carboxylesterase 1E isoform X3, which produces MVDTMQGKVLGKYISLEGFTQPVAIFLGVPFAKPPLGSLKFAPPQPAEPWSSVKNATTYPPMCSQDPVTGQIVNDLLTNRKEKIPLQFSEDCLYLNIYTPADLTKSDRLPVMVWIHGGGLVLGGASTYDGLVLSTHENVVVVVIQYRLGIWGFFSTGDEHSRGNWGHLDQVAALHWVQDNIAKFGGDPGSVTIFGESAGGESVSVLKIAVISGCKNTTSAAMVHCLRQKTEEELLETTLKLNLFKLDLHGDSRQSHPFVPTVLDGVLLPKMPEEILAEKNFNTVPYIVGINKQEFGWILPTMMNYPPSDVKLDQMTAISLLKKSSFLLNLPEDTIAVVIEKYLRDTDDEGRNKDQLLELIGDVVFGVPSVIVSRGHRDAGAPTYMYEFQYCPSFSSEMKPDTVVGDHGDEIYSVFGAPILRGGTSEEEINLSKMIMKFWANFARNGNPNGQGLPHWPEYDQKEGYLQIGATTQQAQKLKERQVAFWTELLAKKQLQTEHTEL; this is translated from the exons ATGGTGGACACCATGCAAGGCAAAGTCCTGGGAAAGTACATCAGCTTAGAAGGATTCACACAGCCTGTGGCCATCTTCCTGGGAGTCCCCTTTGCCAAGCCTCCTCTTGGATCTCTGAAGTTTGCTCCACCACAGCCTGCAGAGCCCTGGAGCTCAGTGAAGAACGCCACCACCTACCCTCCTAT gTGCTCCCAAGACCCAGTGACAGGGCAAATAGTCAATGACCTCCTAactaacagaaaagagaaaattcctCTCCAGTTTTCTGAAGACTGTCTCTACCTGAATATTTACACTCCTGCTGACTTAACAAAGAGTGACAGATTGCCA GTGATGGTGTGGATCCATGGAGGTGGACTAGTGTTAGGTGGGGCATCAACCTATGATGGACTGGTGCTGTCTACGCATGAAAATGTCGTGGTGGTGGTCATCCAATACCGTTTGGGCATCTGGGGATTCTTCAG CACAGGGGATGAACACAGCAGGGGGAACTGGGGTCACTTGGACCAGGTGGCTGCACTACACTGGGTCCAGGACAACATTGCTAAATTTGGAGGTGACCCAGGCTCTGTGACCATCTTTGGAGAGTCAGCAGGAGGTGAAAGTGTCTCTGTTCTT AAAATTGCTGTCATATCTGGTTGTAAAAACACCACTTCCGCTGCCATGGTTCACTGCCTTCgccagaagacagaggaagagctCTTGGAGACCACACTAAAATTG AATCTTTTTAAGCTGGATTTGCATGGAGACTCCAGACAG AGCCATCCCTTTGTTCCCACTGTGCTTGATGGAGTGTTGCTGCCAAAGATGCCTGAGGAGATCCTGGCTGAGAAGAACTTCAACACAGTGCCCTACATCGTGGGAATCAACAAGCAAGAGTTTGGTTGGATTCTGCCAACT ATGATGAACTACCCACCCTCTGATGTGAAATTGGACCAGATGACGGCCATTTCGCTCTTGAAGAAgtcctcttttcttctt AACCTCCCTGAGGATACAATTGCAGTGGTCATTGAGAAGTATTTAAGAGACACAGATGACGAAGGCAGAAATAAAGACCAACTTCTGGAATTGATTGGGGATGTGGTATTCGGTGTACCATCTGTGATTGTGTCCCGTGGACATAGAG ATGCTGGAGCCCCCACATACATGTATGAGTTTCAATATTGTCCAAGCTTCTCGTCAGAAATGAAACCAGATACGGTGGTAGGAGACCATGGAGATGAAATCTACTCTGTCTTTGGGGCCCCAATTTTAAGAG GTGGTACCTCAGAAGAGGAGATCAACCTCAGCAAGATGATTATGAAATTCTGGGCCAACTTTGCTAGGAATGG GAATCCCAATGGACAAGGGCTGCCCCATTGGCCAGAGTATGACCAAAAGGAAGGTTATCTGCAGATTGGAGCTACCACGCAACAAGCCCAGAAGCTAAAAGAAAGACAAGTGGCTTTCTGGACTGAACTTCTGGCTAAGAAGCAACTGCAGACAGAACACACTGAGCTGTGA
- the LOC110299985 gene encoding carboxylesterase 1E isoform X2 — MCLSALILVSLAAFTAGGHPSSPPMVDTMQGKVLGKYISLEGFTQPVAIFLGVPFAKPPLGSLKFAPPQPAEPWSSVKNATTYPPMCSQDPVTGQIVNDLLTNRKEKIPLQFSEDCLYLNIYTPADLTKSDRLPVMVWIHGGGLVLGGASTYDGLVLSTHENVVVVVIQYRLGIWGFFSTGDEHSRGNWGHLDQVAALHWVQDNIAKFGGDPGSVTIFGESAGGESVSVLKIAVISGCKNTTSAAMVHCLRQKTEEELLETTLKLNLFKLDLHGDSRQSHPFVPTVLDGVLLPKMPEEILAEKNFNTVPYIVGINKQEFGWILPTMMNYPPSDVKLDQMTAISLLKKSSFLLNLPEDTIAVVIEKYLRDTDDEGRNKDQLLELIGDVVFGVPSVIVSRGHRDAGAPTYMYEFQYCPSFSSEMKPDTVVGDHGDEIYSVFGAPILRGGTSEEEINLSKMIMKFWANFARNGNPNGQGLPHWPEYDQKEGYLQIGATTQQAQKLKERQVAFWTELLAKKQLQTEHTEL, encoded by the exons ATGTGCCTCTCTGCTCTGATCCTGGTGTCACTTGCAGCATTCACAGCAGGGG GACACCCATCCTCACCACCCATGGTGGACACCATGCAAGGCAAAGTCCTGGGAAAGTACATCAGCTTAGAAGGATTCACACAGCCTGTGGCCATCTTCCTGGGAGTCCCCTTTGCCAAGCCTCCTCTTGGATCTCTGAAGTTTGCTCCACCACAGCCTGCAGAGCCCTGGAGCTCAGTGAAGAACGCCACCACCTACCCTCCTAT gTGCTCCCAAGACCCAGTGACAGGGCAAATAGTCAATGACCTCCTAactaacagaaaagagaaaattcctCTCCAGTTTTCTGAAGACTGTCTCTACCTGAATATTTACACTCCTGCTGACTTAACAAAGAGTGACAGATTGCCA GTGATGGTGTGGATCCATGGAGGTGGACTAGTGTTAGGTGGGGCATCAACCTATGATGGACTGGTGCTGTCTACGCATGAAAATGTCGTGGTGGTGGTCATCCAATACCGTTTGGGCATCTGGGGATTCTTCAG CACAGGGGATGAACACAGCAGGGGGAACTGGGGTCACTTGGACCAGGTGGCTGCACTACACTGGGTCCAGGACAACATTGCTAAATTTGGAGGTGACCCAGGCTCTGTGACCATCTTTGGAGAGTCAGCAGGAGGTGAAAGTGTCTCTGTTCTT AAAATTGCTGTCATATCTGGTTGTAAAAACACCACTTCCGCTGCCATGGTTCACTGCCTTCgccagaagacagaggaagagctCTTGGAGACCACACTAAAATTG AATCTTTTTAAGCTGGATTTGCATGGAGACTCCAGACAG AGCCATCCCTTTGTTCCCACTGTGCTTGATGGAGTGTTGCTGCCAAAGATGCCTGAGGAGATCCTGGCTGAGAAGAACTTCAACACAGTGCCCTACATCGTGGGAATCAACAAGCAAGAGTTTGGTTGGATTCTGCCAACT ATGATGAACTACCCACCCTCTGATGTGAAATTGGACCAGATGACGGCCATTTCGCTCTTGAAGAAgtcctcttttcttctt AACCTCCCTGAGGATACAATTGCAGTGGTCATTGAGAAGTATTTAAGAGACACAGATGACGAAGGCAGAAATAAAGACCAACTTCTGGAATTGATTGGGGATGTGGTATTCGGTGTACCATCTGTGATTGTGTCCCGTGGACATAGAG ATGCTGGAGCCCCCACATACATGTATGAGTTTCAATATTGTCCAAGCTTCTCGTCAGAAATGAAACCAGATACGGTGGTAGGAGACCATGGAGATGAAATCTACTCTGTCTTTGGGGCCCCAATTTTAAGAG GTGGTACCTCAGAAGAGGAGATCAACCTCAGCAAGATGATTATGAAATTCTGGGCCAACTTTGCTAGGAATGG GAATCCCAATGGACAAGGGCTGCCCCATTGGCCAGAGTATGACCAAAAGGAAGGTTATCTGCAGATTGGAGCTACCACGCAACAAGCCCAGAAGCTAAAAGAAAGACAAGTGGCTTTCTGGACTGAACTTCTGGCTAAGAAGCAACTGCAGACAGAACACACTGAGCTGTGA
- the LOC110299985 gene encoding carboxylesterase 1E isoform X5: protein MCLSALILVSLAAFTAGGHPSSPPMVDTMQGKVLGKYISLEGFTQPVAIFLGVPFAKPPLGSLKFAPPQPAEPWSSVKNATTYPPMCSQDPVTGQIVNDLLTNRKEKIPLQFSEDCLYLNIYTPADLTKSDRLPVMVWIHGGGLVLGGASTYDGLVLSTHENVVVVVIQYRLGIWGFFSTGDEHSRGNWGHLDQVAALHWVQDNIAKFGGDPGSVTIFGESAGGESVSVLVMLSPLAKNLFHRAISESGVALTAGLVKKNTRPLAEKIAVISGCKNTTSAAMVHCLRQKTEEELLETTLKLNLFKLDLHGDSRQSHPFVPTVLDGVLLPKMPEEILAEKNFNTVPYIVGINKQEFGWILPTMMNYPPSDVKLDQMTAISLLKKSSFLLNLPEDTIAVVIEKYLRDTDDEGRNKDQLLELIGDVVFGVPSVIVSRGHRDAGAPTYMYEFQYCPSFSSEMKPDTVVGDHGDEIYSVFGAPILRGGTSEEEINLSKMIMKFWANFARNGNPNGQGLPHWPEYDQKEGYLQIGATTQQAQKLKERQVAFWTELLAKKQLQTEHTEL from the exons ATGTGCCTCTCTGCTCTGATCCTGGTGTCACTTGCAGCATTCACAGCAGGGG GACACCCATCCTCACCACCCATGGTGGACACCATGCAAGGCAAAGTCCTGGGAAAGTACATCAGCTTAGAAGGATTCACACAGCCTGTGGCCATCTTCCTGGGAGTCCCCTTTGCCAAGCCTCCTCTTGGATCTCTGAAGTTTGCTCCACCACAGCCTGCAGAGCCCTGGAGCTCAGTGAAGAACGCCACCACCTACCCTCCTAT gTGCTCCCAAGACCCAGTGACAGGGCAAATAGTCAATGACCTCCTAactaacagaaaagagaaaattcctCTCCAGTTTTCTGAAGACTGTCTCTACCTGAATATTTACACTCCTGCTGACTTAACAAAGAGTGACAGATTGCCA GTGATGGTGTGGATCCATGGAGGTGGACTAGTGTTAGGTGGGGCATCAACCTATGATGGACTGGTGCTGTCTACGCATGAAAATGTCGTGGTGGTGGTCATCCAATACCGTTTGGGCATCTGGGGATTCTTCAG CACAGGGGATGAACACAGCAGGGGGAACTGGGGTCACTTGGACCAGGTGGCTGCACTACACTGGGTCCAGGACAACATTGCTAAATTTGGAGGTGACCCAGGCTCTGTGACCATCTTTGGAGAGTCAGCAGGAGGTGAAAGTGTCTCTGTTCTTGTAA TGTTGTCTCCCTTGGCCAAGAATCTCTTCCACAGGGCTATTTCTGAAAGTGGTGTGGCCCTCACTGCAGGCCTGGTCAAGAAGAACACCAGGCCTTTGGCTGAG AAAATTGCTGTCATATCTGGTTGTAAAAACACCACTTCCGCTGCCATGGTTCACTGCCTTCgccagaagacagaggaagagctCTTGGAGACCACACTAAAATTG AATCTTTTTAAGCTGGATTTGCATGGAGACTCCAGACAG AGCCATCCCTTTGTTCCCACTGTGCTTGATGGAGTGTTGCTGCCAAAGATGCCTGAGGAGATCCTGGCTGAGAAGAACTTCAACACAGTGCCCTACATCGTGGGAATCAACAAGCAAGAGTTTGGTTGGATTCTGCCAACT ATGATGAACTACCCACCCTCTGATGTGAAATTGGACCAGATGACGGCCATTTCGCTCTTGAAGAAgtcctcttttcttctt AACCTCCCTGAGGATACAATTGCAGTGGTCATTGAGAAGTATTTAAGAGACACAGATGACGAAGGCAGAAATAAAGACCAACTTCTGGAATTGATTGGGGATGTGGTATTCGGTGTACCATCTGTGATTGTGTCCCGTGGACATAGAG ATGCTGGAGCCCCCACATACATGTATGAGTTTCAATATTGTCCAAGCTTCTCGTCAGAAATGAAACCAGATACGGTGGTAGGAGACCATGGAGATGAAATCTACTCTGTCTTTGGGGCCCCAATTTTAAGAG GTGGTACCTCAGAAGAGGAGATCAACCTCAGCAAGATGATTATGAAATTCTGGGCCAACTTTGCTAGGAATGG GAATCCCAATGGACAAGGGCTGCCCCATTGGCCAGAGTATGACCAAAAGGAAGGTTATCTGCAGATTGGAGCTACCACGCAACAAGCCCAGAAGCTAAAAGAAAGACAAGTGGCTTTCTGGACTGAACTTCTGGCTAAGAAGCAACTGCAGACAGAACACACTGAGCTGTGA
- the LOC110299985 gene encoding carboxylesterase 1E isoform X1, whose amino-acid sequence MCLSALILVSLAAFTAGAGHPSSPPMVDTMQGKVLGKYISLEGFTQPVAIFLGVPFAKPPLGSLKFAPPQPAEPWSSVKNATTYPPMCSQDPVTGQIVNDLLTNRKEKIPLQFSEDCLYLNIYTPADLTKSDRLPVMVWIHGGGLVLGGASTYDGLVLSTHENVVVVVIQYRLGIWGFFSTGDEHSRGNWGHLDQVAALHWVQDNIAKFGGDPGSVTIFGESAGGESVSVLKIAVISGCKNTTSAAMVHCLRQKTEEELLETTLKLNLFKLDLHGDSRQSHPFVPTVLDGVLLPKMPEEILAEKNFNTVPYIVGINKQEFGWILPTMMNYPPSDVKLDQMTAISLLKKSSFLLNLPEDTIAVVIEKYLRDTDDEGRNKDQLLELIGDVVFGVPSVIVSRGHRDAGAPTYMYEFQYCPSFSSEMKPDTVVGDHGDEIYSVFGAPILRGGTSEEEINLSKMIMKFWANFARNGNPNGQGLPHWPEYDQKEGYLQIGATTQQAQKLKERQVAFWTELLAKKQLQTEHTEL is encoded by the exons ATGTGCCTCTCTGCTCTGATCCTGGTGTCACTTGCAGCATTCACAGCAGGGG CAGGACACCCATCCTCACCACCCATGGTGGACACCATGCAAGGCAAAGTCCTGGGAAAGTACATCAGCTTAGAAGGATTCACACAGCCTGTGGCCATCTTCCTGGGAGTCCCCTTTGCCAAGCCTCCTCTTGGATCTCTGAAGTTTGCTCCACCACAGCCTGCAGAGCCCTGGAGCTCAGTGAAGAACGCCACCACCTACCCTCCTAT gTGCTCCCAAGACCCAGTGACAGGGCAAATAGTCAATGACCTCCTAactaacagaaaagagaaaattcctCTCCAGTTTTCTGAAGACTGTCTCTACCTGAATATTTACACTCCTGCTGACTTAACAAAGAGTGACAGATTGCCA GTGATGGTGTGGATCCATGGAGGTGGACTAGTGTTAGGTGGGGCATCAACCTATGATGGACTGGTGCTGTCTACGCATGAAAATGTCGTGGTGGTGGTCATCCAATACCGTTTGGGCATCTGGGGATTCTTCAG CACAGGGGATGAACACAGCAGGGGGAACTGGGGTCACTTGGACCAGGTGGCTGCACTACACTGGGTCCAGGACAACATTGCTAAATTTGGAGGTGACCCAGGCTCTGTGACCATCTTTGGAGAGTCAGCAGGAGGTGAAAGTGTCTCTGTTCTT AAAATTGCTGTCATATCTGGTTGTAAAAACACCACTTCCGCTGCCATGGTTCACTGCCTTCgccagaagacagaggaagagctCTTGGAGACCACACTAAAATTG AATCTTTTTAAGCTGGATTTGCATGGAGACTCCAGACAG AGCCATCCCTTTGTTCCCACTGTGCTTGATGGAGTGTTGCTGCCAAAGATGCCTGAGGAGATCCTGGCTGAGAAGAACTTCAACACAGTGCCCTACATCGTGGGAATCAACAAGCAAGAGTTTGGTTGGATTCTGCCAACT ATGATGAACTACCCACCCTCTGATGTGAAATTGGACCAGATGACGGCCATTTCGCTCTTGAAGAAgtcctcttttcttctt AACCTCCCTGAGGATACAATTGCAGTGGTCATTGAGAAGTATTTAAGAGACACAGATGACGAAGGCAGAAATAAAGACCAACTTCTGGAATTGATTGGGGATGTGGTATTCGGTGTACCATCTGTGATTGTGTCCCGTGGACATAGAG ATGCTGGAGCCCCCACATACATGTATGAGTTTCAATATTGTCCAAGCTTCTCGTCAGAAATGAAACCAGATACGGTGGTAGGAGACCATGGAGATGAAATCTACTCTGTCTTTGGGGCCCCAATTTTAAGAG GTGGTACCTCAGAAGAGGAGATCAACCTCAGCAAGATGATTATGAAATTCTGGGCCAACTTTGCTAGGAATGG GAATCCCAATGGACAAGGGCTGCCCCATTGGCCAGAGTATGACCAAAAGGAAGGTTATCTGCAGATTGGAGCTACCACGCAACAAGCCCAGAAGCTAAAAGAAAGACAAGTGGCTTTCTGGACTGAACTTCTGGCTAAGAAGCAACTGCAGACAGAACACACTGAGCTGTGA
- the LOC110299985 gene encoding carboxylesterase 1E isoform X4, giving the protein MCLSALILVSLAAFTAGAGHPSSPPMVDTMQGKVLGKYISLEGFTQPVAIFLGVPFAKPPLGSLKFAPPQPAEPWSSVKNATTYPPMCSQDPVTGQIVNDLLTNRKEKIPLQFSEDCLYLNIYTPADLTKSDRLPVMVWIHGGGLVLGGASTYDGLVLSTHENVVVVVIQYRLGIWGFFSTGDEHSRGNWGHLDQVAALHWVQDNIAKFGGDPGSVTIFGESAGGESVSVLVMLSPLAKNLFHRAISESGVALTAGLVKKNTRPLAEKIAVISGCKNTTSAAMVHCLRQKTEEELLETTLKLNLFKLDLHGDSRQSHPFVPTVLDGVLLPKMPEEILAEKNFNTVPYIVGINKQEFGWILPTMMNYPPSDVKLDQMTAISLLKKSSFLLNLPEDTIAVVIEKYLRDTDDEGRNKDQLLELIGDVVFGVPSVIVSRGHRDAGAPTYMYEFQYCPSFSSEMKPDTVVGDHGDEIYSVFGAPILRGGTSEEEINLSKMIMKFWANFARNGNPNGQGLPHWPEYDQKEGYLQIGATTQQAQKLKERQVAFWTELLAKKQLQTEHTEL; this is encoded by the exons ATGTGCCTCTCTGCTCTGATCCTGGTGTCACTTGCAGCATTCACAGCAGGGG CAGGACACCCATCCTCACCACCCATGGTGGACACCATGCAAGGCAAAGTCCTGGGAAAGTACATCAGCTTAGAAGGATTCACACAGCCTGTGGCCATCTTCCTGGGAGTCCCCTTTGCCAAGCCTCCTCTTGGATCTCTGAAGTTTGCTCCACCACAGCCTGCAGAGCCCTGGAGCTCAGTGAAGAACGCCACCACCTACCCTCCTAT gTGCTCCCAAGACCCAGTGACAGGGCAAATAGTCAATGACCTCCTAactaacagaaaagagaaaattcctCTCCAGTTTTCTGAAGACTGTCTCTACCTGAATATTTACACTCCTGCTGACTTAACAAAGAGTGACAGATTGCCA GTGATGGTGTGGATCCATGGAGGTGGACTAGTGTTAGGTGGGGCATCAACCTATGATGGACTGGTGCTGTCTACGCATGAAAATGTCGTGGTGGTGGTCATCCAATACCGTTTGGGCATCTGGGGATTCTTCAG CACAGGGGATGAACACAGCAGGGGGAACTGGGGTCACTTGGACCAGGTGGCTGCACTACACTGGGTCCAGGACAACATTGCTAAATTTGGAGGTGACCCAGGCTCTGTGACCATCTTTGGAGAGTCAGCAGGAGGTGAAAGTGTCTCTGTTCTTGTAA TGTTGTCTCCCTTGGCCAAGAATCTCTTCCACAGGGCTATTTCTGAAAGTGGTGTGGCCCTCACTGCAGGCCTGGTCAAGAAGAACACCAGGCCTTTGGCTGAG AAAATTGCTGTCATATCTGGTTGTAAAAACACCACTTCCGCTGCCATGGTTCACTGCCTTCgccagaagacagaggaagagctCTTGGAGACCACACTAAAATTG AATCTTTTTAAGCTGGATTTGCATGGAGACTCCAGACAG AGCCATCCCTTTGTTCCCACTGTGCTTGATGGAGTGTTGCTGCCAAAGATGCCTGAGGAGATCCTGGCTGAGAAGAACTTCAACACAGTGCCCTACATCGTGGGAATCAACAAGCAAGAGTTTGGTTGGATTCTGCCAACT ATGATGAACTACCCACCCTCTGATGTGAAATTGGACCAGATGACGGCCATTTCGCTCTTGAAGAAgtcctcttttcttctt AACCTCCCTGAGGATACAATTGCAGTGGTCATTGAGAAGTATTTAAGAGACACAGATGACGAAGGCAGAAATAAAGACCAACTTCTGGAATTGATTGGGGATGTGGTATTCGGTGTACCATCTGTGATTGTGTCCCGTGGACATAGAG ATGCTGGAGCCCCCACATACATGTATGAGTTTCAATATTGTCCAAGCTTCTCGTCAGAAATGAAACCAGATACGGTGGTAGGAGACCATGGAGATGAAATCTACTCTGTCTTTGGGGCCCCAATTTTAAGAG GTGGTACCTCAGAAGAGGAGATCAACCTCAGCAAGATGATTATGAAATTCTGGGCCAACTTTGCTAGGAATGG GAATCCCAATGGACAAGGGCTGCCCCATTGGCCAGAGTATGACCAAAAGGAAGGTTATCTGCAGATTGGAGCTACCACGCAACAAGCCCAGAAGCTAAAAGAAAGACAAGTGGCTTTCTGGACTGAACTTCTGGCTAAGAAGCAACTGCAGACAGAACACACTGAGCTGTGA